From Ananas comosus cultivar F153 linkage group 8, ASM154086v1, whole genome shotgun sequence, one genomic window encodes:
- the LOC109713671 gene encoding DNA (cytosine-5)-methyltransferase DRM2-like yields MDWVSDSDGGDEVDWESDGEGEEGQAPPIRDVPSSSEAGSSKKDSEGGASKSRSNSNLTAHFVAMGFSEKMVAKAIKGNGEGDSEAILELLLTYGAIDKSPSQEEGSPAGCSSPSDDDNWDEDDNSDLDDFEDKDFVEELAEKDKKLLTLVEMGFTTKEAASAIERCGQDAPVSELADSIYAAQTAETDSIYAASWSAQDEPFCRFTSFSRDNKRRKFMEDSNNKRRRYIDQKNRNKNVSHNDDDMIALPNPMIGFGLPTNSMMHVVNRRLPEAAIGPPYFYYENVALAPKGVWATISRFLYDIEPEFVDSKYFCAAARKRGYIHNLPIENRFPLLPMPPKTIHEAFPLTKKWWPSWDHRTQFNCLQTCIASAKLTERIRRALIESGDLPSPRVQQYVLNECRKWNLVWVGLNKVAPLEPDEIEYLLGFPRNHTRGISRTERYRSLGNSFQVDTVAYHLSVLKDMFPNGLTVLSLFSGIGGAEVALHRLGVHMKTVVSVEISEINRNVLRSWWEQTNQTGKLIEFVDVQQVNSDRLEQLISTFGGFDLVIGGSPCNNLAGSNRHSRDGLEGEQSALFYHYFRILDLVKCIMGKN; encoded by the exons ATG GATTGGGTCAGCGACAGCGACGGCGGGGACGAGGTGGATTGGGAGAGCGacggggagggagaggaggggcaAGCGCCGCCGATTCGCGATGTGCCGAGTTCGTCGGAAGCGGGCTCGTCCAAGAAG GATTCGGAAGGGGGAGCATCTAAGTCTAGGTCTAATTCTAATTTGACGGCGCATTTTGTCGCCATGGGTTTCTCTGAGAAGATGGTTGCGAAAGCCATCAAAGGCAATG GTGAAGGAGATTCGGAAGCCATACTAGAGTTGCTGCTCACGTATGGA GCAATAGATAAATCTCCCTCGCAAGAGGAAGGCTCTCCTGCTGGTTGTTCTTCACCTAGTGATGATGATAATTGGGATGAGGATGATAATTCAGATTTGGACGACTTCGAAGATAAG GATTTTGTAGAAGAATTAGCAGAGAAGGATAAAAAATTGTTGACCTTAGTGGAGATGGGTTTCACCACAAAAGAGGCTGCCTCAGCCATCGAAAGATGTG GCCAAGATGCACCTGTCTCTGAATTAGCTGATTCTATCTACGCTGCTCAGACTGCTGAGACGGATTCTATATATGCTGCTTCTTGGTCTGCTCAAGATGAA CCCTTTTGTAGATTCACCTCCTTCAGCAGagataataaaagaagaaaatttatgGAAGATAGCAACAACAAGAGAAGGCGCTACATAGATCAGAAGAATCGTAACAAAAATGTATCTCATAATGATGATGACATGATAGCTCTTCCTAACCCAATGATTGGGTTTGGTCTCCCAACCAACAGCATGATGCATGTGGTGAACAGAAGGCTACCAGAGGCGGCTATTGGTCCGCCATACTTTTATTATGAGAATGTTGCCCTAGCGCCAAAGGGAGTTTGGGCAACTATCTCACGTTTCCTTTATGACATAGAGCCAGAATTCGTAGATTCTAAGTACTTCTGTGCAGCCGCACGAAAGAGAGGGTACATCCACAACCTTCCTATAGAGAATAGATTTCCCCTTCTCCCGATGCCACCAAAAACCATTCATGAGGCTTTTCCCTTGACAAAGAAGTGGTGGCCGTCGTGGGACCATAGGACCCAATTCAATTGCCTGCAGACCTGCATTGCTAGTGCAAAATTGACAGAGAGAATTCGACGTGCTCTTATTGAATCCGGTGACCTACCATCACCAAGGGTTCAGCAGTATGTGCTGAACGAATGCAGGAAATGGAACTTGGTTTGGGTGGGACTAAACAAGGTCGCGCCTTTAGAGCCGGATGAGATTGAGTATTTGTTAGGGTTTCCTAGAAATCATACAAGAGGAATCAGTAGAACAGAGAGGTATCGGTCTCTTGGCAATTCTTTCCAGGTGGATACAGTGGCTTACCACCTATCGGTCCTAAAGGATATGTTTCCAAACGGGCTGACTGTCCTATCTTTGTTTTCGGGCATCGGGGGAGCTGAGGTGGCACTTCACCGGTTGGGAGTGCACATGAAGACCGTCGTTTCTGTTGAGATATCTGAAATAAACAGAAACGTCCTTAGGAGTTGGTGGGAGCAGACGAATCAGACGGGTAAGCTGATTGAATTTGTTGATGTTCAACAGGTGAACAGTGACAGGCTCGAGCAGCTGATAAGCACATTCGGTGGCTTCGATCTCGTGATTGGCGGAAGCCCGTGCAATAATCTCGCGGGCAGCAACCGCCACAGCCGAGATGGGCTCGAGGGCGAACAGTCGGCCCTCTTTTATCATTACTTTCGCATCTTAGATCTTGTCAAGTGTATCATGGGAAAGAACTAA